The Mycobacterium haemophilum DSM 44634 sequence CGGTGGATGATCACCGCGGTGTTGTAGATGCGGTGCCGGTAGCGCAGCGGGGCGCCGATGACCAAAACCGGCAACAGATCGGCGGAGGCCGAGACGACATCGAGCACGGCGTCCTCGACGGCCTCGAGCAACAGGTCCTGGAGCACGATGTCCTCGATGGAGTACCCGGACAGCGTCAACTCCGGGAAGACGGCCAGGGCCACGCCGTCGTCGTGGCACTGGCGGGCCAACCGCAAAACCGACGCGGCATTGGCCGCCGGATCGCCGATGGAGGCGTGATGGGTGCACGCGGCGACGCGGACAAAACCCTGGCTGTAGGCGTTGTAGAAGTCCATCGCCCTCTCATTGTCACCCGAGTGGTGTCACCAAGCGTTCGCCGGGTTGACACGCCGAACTGACAGTGCAGCGCGAGCGTCCGCAGAATGCCAGCGTTATCGGCGTGTCGCTGTACAGCAACGCGCCCTCGCACGGGGGTATTGGGCCCGCGTTACACCGAGACGAGGTCGTCCGCGTGCACCGCGGGCCGGCGCAGCTCGCCGGGCAGCTCCGAGGTCGACCGGCCCATCATGGCGGCCAGCTCGGTCGCGTCATAGGCGACCACACCGCGGGCGACCATCGTCGCATCCGGTCCACGCAATTCCACGACATCACCGCCGTAGAACCGGCCCGACACCGCGGTGATACCCGCGGCCAGCAGCGAGCGGCGTTGCTGTACCACTGCGCGCACCGCACCCTCGTCCAGAGTCAGCGAGCCGGCAGAGTCGGCGGCATAGCGCAACCAGAACCGGCGGGCCGACATCCGGTCTCCCCGCGCGGCGAACACCGTGCCGATCGAGGCGTCCGTAAGCGCGGTCGCGGCGTCAGCCGCGGCAGCCAGCAGCACTGGCACGCCCGCATCAGCGGCCAGCAGCGCCGACGACATCTTCGACACCATTCCACCGGTCCCCAAGGAACTGCCCCGGCCGGCGACCACACCATCGAGATCCGCCGGCCCAGCCACCTCGGGAACAAAGCGCGCGCCGGGGTTCTTCCGCGGATCCGAGTCGTAGAGCCCGTCGATATCGGAGAGCAGCACCAGAGCTTCGGCGCCGACCAGGTGCGCCACCAGGGCCGACAGCCGATCGTTGTCCCCGAACCGGATCTCGTTGGTGGCCACGGTGTCGTTCTCGTTGACGATTGCCACCGCATGCAGCGCCCGCAACCGGTCCAGGGTGCGCTGGGCGTTGGTGTGTTGGGCTCGCATCGAAATATCCTGCGCGGTCAGCAACACCTGCCCTACCGTGCGGCCATACCGGGCGAACGCCGCACTCCACGAGTTCACCAGCGCGACCTGCCCGACGCTGGCCGCGGCCTGCTTGGTCGCCAAATCTTTTGGGCGACACGATAATCCGAGCGGCTCGATGCCGGCGGCGATGGCACC is a genomic window containing:
- the proB gene encoding glutamate 5-kinase, producing the protein MSTPRDAIRTARSLVVKVGTNALTTPSGVFDASRLAGLADAIEARMKAGTDVVIVSSGAIAAGIEPLGLSCRPKDLATKQAAASVGQVALVNSWSAAFARYGRTVGQVLLTAQDISMRAQHTNAQRTLDRLRALHAVAIVNENDTVATNEIRFGDNDRLSALVAHLVGAEALVLLSDIDGLYDSDPRKNPGARFVPEVAGPADLDGVVAGRGSSLGTGGMVSKMSSALLAADAGVPVLLAAAADAATALTDASIGTVFAARGDRMSARRFWLRYAADSAGSLTLDEGAVRAVVQQRRSLLAAGITAVSGRFYGGDVVELRGPDATMVARGVVAYDATELAAMMGRSTSELPGELRRPAVHADDLVSV